The DNA sequence TGTGCCCAGACAAAGCACAGGCTTTGCAAGACGGCTGGACTTGGTCTTGATGGTGCTTGTGATGTACATCTATAAGGAAAAAGATGATGACATTAGAACAGAGattttggaggaaaaaaagattctTACCCGTTTCCCACATGTAGACTATAGCAAAAACCTCTGTTCCTCTAGTTCAGAAAATAACTATTTGtacaaccatccatccatccatccatccatcttccaccgcttatccggggccgggtcgcgggggcagcagtctaagcagggacacccagacttccctctcaccagacacttcctccagctcctctgggggaatcccgaggcgttcccaggccagccgagagacatagtctctccaccgcgtcctgggtcttatGTTTGTACAACATAAGAGTTAAATAAACCAATCCTAAGACTGTGTTTTCACAGAGAATTATAAAGTTTTGAAAGGCCTCTTCCTTCACCGCTGTAATATTGCTAaaatcaggagcatcctctttCCGAGTGATGCTGACAAACTCACCCATGCTGTTGTTATttctagactggactactgtatgtcaggatgtccacattactccattaacagcctgcagctgatccagaacgcagcagctagagttctgacaggagtCAGCataagggatcatatctctcatGTTCTAGCTTcgcttcactggctcccagtgggctcaagaatacacttcaaaaTCCTTCTGcttacctacaaggctctacattGACTAGCTCCATTTCCTTCAGGatctcacctcacctcacctcacctcacctcacctcacctcacctcacctcttctctgcaggacctgatagtaccatatgttcctaatagaactttcttacatttttttctgtcttggGCTAATATACATTTCACcttgtttacacacacattttccttaCCGTCAAGTAAACAGCGGAGTAAATGCTTAGTGACGCATCCTTGCAAGGGAATGACCGGCGTGCATTCTCCACAACAGCTTGGTTCCCAGTGCAGATGTTACTGTTGACAATGAATTGGTGGTTGAACCGACACTCAGTGCCAGTGTAGTTGGGcttgcagacagacaggaagtatgGTGAGAGACCTCCAGTAACCACCTGGCCAGCATTGACGAAGATGTCTGTGGCAAACAGACCGAATGCAAACACGCCTGAGGAACATAGACACAAATAGAAGAGAACAGACCACAATGAAACCCACAAATTCACAGTTACAACACAATAACGCATTAATACATAAAGCCTTTGTGCACACTTCAGTTACTGGCGCCAGACCTAGGGCAAATCTAGTCCAGTAGCAAGTGGCATACAGACTAGAGTACTGTGTAGCCCATACAACAGAAACAAAGTTTCACTGTGGAACAAAAGAGGACATGTGGGCAACTTGTTAAAGAAAAATAGATTTGTTTCAATACATACTTTTTAAAGAGGTAAACAagtatatataaacacaaaatagttaaataaagaaaaatagatttgttacattttatgtaGTGTGAGCTACCACTAACAATTACGTCACATAACAGACTTATCAGTAAATACATCTCATGTATAACAGTTACAACGGTAAATCTAGAACTTCTCACTCCTCCATGACAcacattaccatggcaaccagtaATATGTGGCGAGAACTATAACGACAGTTACAGTTATAACTTTAACAGTTCAGTTACTGACTTTAGCCTATTTGATAAATTATACACTTTAATCACACTACTGTTCATTAATATCTACTACATACACTCGTAAATGGTACTGTGTTGTGGCTTTATATTGTATGGCCTGTTATAGTGCCACTATATGTGGGTTTTCATATATTCATGCATCATGAGTCGAAGCTGCGATACCGGTCAGCTTTACTTGTGCTTCAGGGcaacacatacaacaacacagtaATCGACCCCCGCACACACATATTGACAGGCAATAAAAATCGAGCATGAGTGCTTGTCCTAATACACCACATCCCTCCTTTCCAAAGAATAAAAAGTGGCTTGATTTGGTCAATTTGGTCTATCAGCATCTAACAAAACTTGTGTATTTCAATGACCAATAAAACATTGCATACAGCAAATTATAAACTGCTTTCCTTTTCAGCATTCTGCTGGGTAGGATGTAGTATGTAAGTCTATTGCCTGTGTTCACAGAAGGAACACTGGGCTGTGGTGGGCATTTTGGTAGGTTGACACACTCAGGTGTCAGGTGTTCATCTAGGCAGGCGTCTCTGAACAGACTTGGTGTATCTTCCTCAAATGTCACCTGTTCctcctgagttcctttcctgctGGTGTCTGCATAGTATAGGAGCACGGCTCTTCTCTCTGTCGGATGACAACTGCTGCTTCCCAACCACGCTAAGTCTGCTTGTGTACAGTATCTCCTGGGGCCAACACGGGCAGTGGTTTTGCATGCTGGTCGTGGAGTAGTTTCTGCCCTGACTGCAGGTCCTGAATGTGCTGTAGGGTTGTCTGCTTAAGCACAGCACTGAAAGTGTGCTCCATAGGACTCTTCCCATCAACATCAAGTGCAGGTGAAGTGCAGTCCTGTCACTGGTGtcctcagtgacaacagtaccATACGGTACCCATGCAGTGGCGAATAACTTCATATCATAGCTGGCAATTGGGACATAATCGCTCACTACCTCTTGGGCATCCCATGCCTTGCAAAAACAGCTTTCATGTTCTGGATCACTGAGTGAGTTGTTTTATCAGGAAGGTCGAGGACTTATGGTGAGTTAGTCGACTAACAACAGATATGACTAACCATTCAGCTCGAAGATGTCAGCTCTGAGTTACATCCATGGCAATTCTGGAATCTGATGTGGGACCAGTGGCTCTGTCTGTTGTTTAGGCTGTAGCTGTTGGCACTGCAAACATTTCTCTATCATTGTCTCTATGTCCCATGTCATGCCAGGCCAGTAAAGGACCTTTTATGCTTTGGCTTTTGTGCGCTGCTTGCCCTGGTGCGCGAGATGCAGCTTCTCTAAAATCACTCTCCTGAAGCTCTGTTGTATGACAATTTTATCTTCACCCAATACAACACCATTCTTTATGCTGATGTCTGCAATTCCCAGTAGCTGTGTAGTGTTTTGTCCAGACTCTTCCTCTTGCTAGGCCAACATGTCACGTGTTTCTCACAGACAGCCTGCCACACACTATCTGCTGCTGTTGCCTCTTTCAGTTGGCTGAGAGTTTCCTCACTCAGGGAGTCCGTGGCCTCCATGGCATACACTACTCTCTCATCACAGGGGTTTTCGGTGCCGTGGCGTCTCTGCAATATGCATGTGCTTGCCTGGCGTGTATGTGATGCTCAGATCAGTAGTTGTAGTTGTAACAGCATTTCTTGCATATGTGCTGGTGCTTTGCATAATGGTTTGTGCATGATGACCTCCAGAGGCTTGTGATCAGACTGCACAGTTACTGGTATGGTGGAAACTTTTGGTGGCAAACACTATGGCAAGCAACTCTTTTTCTATTTGTGCATACCTCTTTTCAGTGTCGGTGAGTGCATGTGAGGCATAGCACACAGGGTCACACAGGGTTTATAAGAGTCGACTTTAGCTAGTGAAGGTGTATCAGGAGGCTTTTGTGAAAGGCCGCATACCTCCAACATTTAATGAAGCCTTGATATCTTTGATCCCGAAGAAAGATAAAGACATAACGGACCCATCTAATTTCAGACCAATTAGCCTGCTTAATGTAGACTGTAAAATACTGACCAAAGTACTAGCTCTCCGTCTTCAACAAGTTTTACCTGCTATTATACATGGAAACCAGGCAGGTTTTATGAAGAATAGATCCTCTACAGACAATATGAGGAAATTAATGCATCTAATGTGGCTCACTCAGTCTAAAGATGTTCCTATAGCCGCCATCTCCCTAGATGCCGAAAAGGCCTTTGATAAGGTGGAATggggttttcttttttctgttttgtcaaATTTTGGGTTTGGTCCCTGTTTTTCTCAGTGGGTAAAGATATTATATAAAGAACCTAAAGCAGCACTGATAACTAATAGAGTAATATCACCCTTCTTTGGGCTTTCTAGAGGAACCCGTCAAGGGTGCTCTTTAAGCCCTCTACTGTTCATAATTTTCTTAGAAGTTCTAGCTGTTAGTATTAGGAAGAACACAGGAATCAAGGGAGTGGAGTGTGGTGGCCAACAACACAAGTTGTTGTTATTTGCGGATGATATTTTAGCTGTGGTGACAGACCTCGAGACGTCCCTGCCATGTCTGATGGAAACCATTCAGTCTTACTCTGGATTGTCAGGCTACACAGTTAATTGGAAAAAGTCTGAGGCAATGCCTTTGACCTCATTATGTCATCCTCATATGGTGAAAAATTTTAAATTTAGGTGGGCACCCAAAGGCATCAAATATCTCGGAGTTACACTCAGTTCTTGGAGAGTTGCCCGGTTTAAATTTTAACCCTCTGCTACAAAGAATTAAAACAAACCTTGAGAAGTGGGAAAAGATTAAACTTACATTATGGGGAAAagttaatattattaaaatgatgGTAGCTCCTCAATTTAACTACACCTGATATTTTTAAGAAATATGATGATATGGTTGAACATTTTTTGTGGGAGGGAAAGAAAGCTCGGATTAAATTAAGTAAGCTTTGTGCTCCTAAGGAAAAGGGGGGGTTAGGCTTACCAGACCCAAGGTTGTACGCTATATCTTTTGAAATGGCTAAATTGGCTAAATATTGTAAAGAGTCAGATAATAGGCCAGACTGGATAGATATTGAGAATGAGTTATGTTCACCTTTTAGCCCAAAGGAGAAGTTATCTCAGACGAGTGACACAACAAACCCTATTCTAGTCCACTCCAGGGAAATATGGGCCAAAGTACATCAAATGTACAGAGTGAAGCACCTTGTGTAGCCATATGCTTCTTTATGGTTAAATCCTGCAATTCGTGTGGGTAAAGTGTCGGTTTATTGGAAGCAGTGGCACTCAAGAGGTATACGTACCATAGGAGACCTATACAAAAATGGACAATTTATTTCTTATGAGGAATTAAGTAGCCAATTTAAATTTGAAGGGACACAAcattttcagaatcagaatcagaatcagaaatactttattgatccccggggatTTTTGGAAATATTTACAAATTAGAGACTGCATAAAATTTCGAATTGATATCTCTTCAGAGAATAATATAATGGACTTTATGCATATGCCACTGAAGCACTGCACAGCTTCCAAATTCTACAAACTAACACATTTTTCATTGAGTGGGGAGTCCACTAATGTGAAGTTGTTGTGGCAGAGGGACCTAGGAATGAATATTACACAGGAGAAATGGCTGGAAGTGCTGGCTGGTTGTGGGAAGTATGTTAATGAGGCGCGAGGGAAGTTCACACAGTACAAGATCATACACAGATATTATCATACCCCTGTAAGATTGTATAGAATGAACCTGTTGAATAATAAGTGTTGGAAGTGCAAAACAGAAATGGGAACTTTCTTACATTGTATATGGGAGTGTATACTGGTGGCTCAATTCTGGGACAAAGTGGTGGACTTCCTGAGTGGGTGGTCTGGTTTAAAAATCCCCCTTACTCCTGTTATGTGTCTGCTAGGGGACAGATCTCAACTACCAACAGTATCAAAAGGAATGTTTTCTGTCATTATGGTGGGCCTAGTTACAACTTCAAGAGTAATTCTAAgacactggaaaacagcagtcTCCCCCAGTTTGAAGGAATGGATGGATGCAATGGTGGAGACAGCATCCTATGAGTCTATGCTTTGTAGACTAAAGGACAACATGGAGGAAAGGACGTGTCCTTGGGAACATTTTTGGAATTATGCAAAGACTGATAAAAACACTGGAATTAGAGGCTAAAAGCAACGCTCTCTTGCACCTTACTTTAATGGACTGGATTACCAGGATGTGGATCTCTTCTATGTGAAATTTGCTTTAAATGTTTACtcctatttttttgttgttatatgGCATGTCAGAGATGGTctacaccaaaaacaaaatCTAATTGTTGTATTGTGACCCTATGttcatttgtatatatttcttaAAACGTAAtaaaaatttaaacaaaaaaaaattaacctgAGTCAGACCCCGCACAAAACATCTGTCATCTGTCAGCAGGTCGTAATAAATCATGTCATGCACAAGAAAATTTGCTTAATCAACATGTATGTTGAAGTCCACCCCATTCTACGTAGTGCCATTGGAGGAGTTTAGAAGTATCTACAATGTTTCAGTGATCAGGGTTACCATTGGAATCAGTAACTTGCATTGAAAATCCCCTTGTGGGTAAATGATTATAGCCTCATTCTACTCACATtgattaaaatattttacattggGGCTGTTTAGTGTTCtactcatggcaaatattaccTATGAACCGTATGATGCGGCGGATAAGGGGGTTGAGGTAACAGCAGTCCCCTGTCAGTATGGTCTTCTCCTGGGCCAGGAGAAATTCCCTTGTTGATTTCATCATGTACATGGATACTTCTCCAATGAAGATCTGCACACAAAttgatacaaaaataaagataataaattaaaaagatatttaggaagaagaaaaaaaaacagagaaagcagaCATTTGGCATTCTGTTGCAGCCGAGAAACATTTTTCCTAGGCTGGCCTGTGTACATGCACTACTGTGTCTTAATGCAGCCTTTCTCTGGGTCTGTTATTGTGTGGACATTTCATCAGGTCTAATGGAACTGCTGCCAGACACAAGAAATAGAACTCATTGTACAGTTGCCTTGGGTGATGCATGGTGGtataaaaatgtttgtgtttgttactATAAATGTGTGCATACAGTTAGTGCGTACGTTTGTACACATGTGGTTTGGTTGTTTGATGTGTGTTCATAAAAGTTTGTTCAGAGCCTTAGGACAGGCATGGTCTCCTCTatgaaagctgtttttttatcaacatgttttttttaaatgtaacataataaaaaaggaggaaagaaggaCTGACAGCAGCCacataaaatgaaaatgagtATAATACTTTCCTCAATGGACTCAGTCCTGCCTGTCAGGGCATTCTGaattattatctttttttcttttacttgaAAGAGTGGTTGTAAGTCAtttaaatgaccacctgcatagaaACAGTCAGTTTAATGCGTTCCAGTCTGTATTCAGAGCCCACCagagcacagaaacagcactggtCAAAGTTACtcatgacctcctcatggcatcagacTTTCTTTGACCTTTGagattagaacatgagattaggattacaggggCAGCACTAGGCTGTTTTAAATCATACTTATCAGATATATTTtactttgttcatgttaaattttaatcttaatcttaatattaaacaggtctctaaaACCGTCTTCTTTTACCTttgtaatattgctaagatcaggagcatcctccctcaaaatgatgctgaaaaacgtgttcatgcttttgttacttctagtctggactactgcaactcactattgtcaggatgtccacattacccCATCAACAgcctgatccagaacgcagcacctagagttctgacaggaatcagcaAAAGGGATCATATCCTTCCTGTTCTAGCTTCTCTTTCCGGGTCCCAGTGGAGTCaagaataaacttcaaaatCCTTCTTCTGAactacaaggctctacatggactcCATAATATCTACAGGACCTAatagtaccatatgttcctaatagaacactccAATCTAAGAGTGCAGGTTttcttgtagttcctaggattcataaaagtagaatgggaggatgaGCCTTTATCTATCACGCACCGCTACTATATAACCAGTTAACCacctgggtccgagaggcagacaccgccttcacctttaagaccagagttaaaacctttctgtttaacaAGGTGTATAACTAGTCTAAACTAGTGTGTAGAGAAGTtaggtatagatacagtcacttgttgataTGGCTTCAGACACAGGTATAATAGGGGCAATAAATTCTTAACTTTTTAagcatagctatgctgctataggcctaaaCTGTCATGATCCACAGTTCCCCCTAAACCCCTCTTACCTCTCTTTTCTCATCAACCTGATTCATACTAGGGATTCTTGCCATTAACTGTttgctgttttctctctctttgtctctttcctcctctctgtcctgtctacctcttcttctccttctctacACAGCCAGCTTAttagcaggaaggttctcccttatgagccggTCACTGCTCAAGGTATCTTCCTGTTACAAGGTGTAGTCTCAGTAAATAatattttctgcattttctgTCTGAAAcaaaactgactgactgataaAGCCTAGTGGTTTTATGTTGTAACAACAACAATGTAAGCACATGTGTACATAGCCATATTTGACATCATCTCATTACTGGCTTTACTACAACTTCCTGTTGTGATCCTAATTTAGCTGCATAGGTCCACAACTATGCGGCACAGTTTCCACCCACACTAACTAACCTTTACTGTCATCTACCTACACTGGCCTATTATACAAGGTCCATATTATACAGTAAACTACTTCTCTGCCGCCTTTTACTAGTGAACTTTAAAGACCTTAAAGATTAAAGGTTATCAAAGGCTTTTCACTGCATTGAAAGCCTTGACTGTGTTGTCAAAGTCTGATGCCTCGCTATGAATCGGGGATCGACTACATCTCAGCAACCAAACTTCCTCAAGCCTCACATGCTTGTGGAGTCCCAGCCTGAAGACTTACCTGGCATGGCTTACAGTTAAAGTGCCACCTTGTGGGAACAGAAAACCAGCCTTGTGtcaaactaactaactaacattTTGCATGCTGGTATCACGTAATGAATAAGACAAGGGAAGACCAAGAAGTAAACAATAAAGACAGTTAAACAAGAAATCACATTAGTGTTAAAAACCTCCTATAGCTAACATGGTGCTACTGCTATGTTCAGTATGTCTCATTTCATGTTAaattgaaaacacatcaaatttatattaaatatgaataaaaatacaaattatatTATTTGTACAAAATGCACGTAAAAAAACCATTTTAAGTTAAATAGACCACATAGGTTCTGTAAACAATCATTACAAGTAATCAAAAGCTGTGCCTCTAGAATTAACTGTCAAGTGGAGTTGAGATCTCAGGGCTAACTTCCCCTTAAAGAAAGCTATGGGCTGAAATATTAACCTAAAAATTGACAGTAATTCATGATGTAATGATTAATAAATTGTTGAAATatccaatatataataatcaaataaatctCTAAGATCATCTTTCTGTATACTTAAGGGCATATgaggacaaatgtgtgtgtatgtataagTAATGGGCAGAAATTAGTCATAGTCACAAGTCCCAAAGGTCAGGGTGGACCAAGCAGTAGGGCTGGTGAAAAACAGGATGCATCTGGTGGATGATTGCACCATAGTTGCACCAAATGGGGAACTGAAATTTGGGTTGCCATGGCGTACGTGACAAACATGATGGTTAATGAAATTAGATATAAGTATGATCTAAGAAATGCATATTCAAAAGTGTGTGATATCATTATGTTGAccattggtcaaaatatatctgCAGTGGGACGAAATGTTGTACAATTGGTTAGAAAACATCTGCAGTATGATGATGTTTGGAAAATAGGTTGTCTTTGCGAAAAGGACTATAAAAGGTTGAGTAAGTAAGCTCAACCCGGGATTTCTACACCGGACGGGGACTGCGCTGCGTGCGGACCGAGCCAAGCCCTCTGCAGTGCTATTCTGGCTTAAAaagttctgtctgttttccccCTGCTTAGCAGATGAAGTTGGACGCTTCTTTAGCATGCTAGTGCTAATTCTTGGACTTTGTACTGAGTCaagaacagagaagagagacatCTTGGACTGAAACAGGAGAAgtgtgaacacatacacacacttctccGTGACGGATCCCCGGACCGACTTCGCTGCGGCAGTGACTGATCGGGTGTGGCCGCCCTGGCCCCGCGGCTCACTCAATCTTACTCAACAAGGATTTTTGAACAGAATTGGACTTTTCCACCCTTCATCATTCAGCCGGCTCATAAGTATTCTAATTTTGAATGATTTTCTACAGATTTTGATGTGATTGAGAGATGATTGATGATTTTGATCGGTTTTATTGAGTTTTTGCAATTTTAAATGGTTTTGATGATTTTTGGGATTTTTTAAGAATTACTCGATTTGAATTTAAGAGCTGTCGCGTTGCTTAAACTGCTGAACctgcatacaaaataaatattttaaaattcagaATTCTCCTGTTTTCCCTAGTGATAGTACACCACAGTCTCATGGAAGTAAAACTCTAGGTAATGACTTTTTTGACGTGTTCCAACATCTAGCTCTAGCGGTCACACTGGTTTTTAGGAGTCCACTACCATTTATGTCCTTAGGGCTTATTTTCCTAGCCATTAAACTTTAACCTGGCACGTACCAAGTGCACAGATCCATTAGGGGTAAGCCACCACAACTGACGGGGCCCTCCACCGGTCCCGGCTGCGGGTAAAGCCTCCCTGCGTGGTTGCATCGGTGCGAGGGAGGAAGCAGGGCAGACGTCAGGATTAACGGTGGTTAGAAGCCAGGCGAGTTACCCCGCCCTCAGCTTAAGTAGTGTGTTTTTAGAATTCATGCTAGGGTAATACCCTTCTGACTAAGGCACCGGGACCCCATTTAGACGGAGAGCTGACGATTATTTCCCGGGATCTAACataacaaatatttaaaaaatccaGTTGAAGCAATAGAACTGGCTGCTAAGAGACCCCTGAAATGTGAACCTCATATACTGAATACCGTTAGAGCTTTTCACTGTCAATAGAGCAATGTGAGCAATGTGAGCAATCACCAAACATTGTTATCAAATACATGTATAAAAGGGTTTTACTTACAATAGCTGTGGGAGCAGCAGCCACCACACAGTACAGGATGAGTGGAGGGATAAAGCTGGACTCCTCCATGCCAGGGTAtggcttcatcagctctgcatCATTGCAGAAAAAGCCCTGGACATGCACACTGAACAGGTCTGTGCACTCCATGTAATAAGCCAACAAGACTGTGCCAGACATGATGACCACCTGGAAAAAGAGCATGTTAAATGATGAGGCTGAGAGAGAAAACCAAAAAAGTTGTATAGCCAAGTGACCTGATAGTGTTCCTGATTCAAGTTGATTTGATTAAATGAGCTGCTTGATCCTCATCACTTTCGCCTGCCTCATGCTAACTTGTGCTTATGCACACCATCTGTTACTACCTCCCATCCTCCCTTCCCTCATACTATTATCCTGcaaacatcataacatcatctTTTGTCTCTGGCTTCCTTTCACTGTGTCAGCTGCAGGCATTACTTTCAGGGCTCTCAAGTGTTACGCATTGAGCATGAGACACACAGGTCAACAAGTCCGCAGTTCACCCACCACACATGGCATTTCTCATGTGCAGAAATTATTAACTGcactgcacagaaattcctatataCCATACTATAAATGAATCAAAGGCAGACAATGTGCTCCtacagctgtctggaattagcaacCCATCGGCCAATCAGAAAGTAGAATTTCTCTGATAATCAGAAAATATTTAGGATTATTTCTTGATTTAATTTGTcggtttttgtgtttgtttagaaaGGAATAGCTAAAACAATATATTTGATACAGCAGAAAGTATTTATttgaaaacacactttattctatatatatactttatattatatacacaataataCTACACACATCTACAAAAACCAAAGACCACTAATGAttgaataatgaataaataatgtatgCTGTGAGTGTTACGTGACAAATTAATGAATGTCAAATATCAGACatcatttatttctttgtttgtttcataaCAATCCATATCAACGTATCAATGATCCGTGAATGAACTGTATTGCACACAGTCTGAGTGGCCTGGCTGTGTGTTCTGTAACAAAAGAATGAGGACCTGAGGACAACGCACAGTTGAGTGAGTCTTCAACcaatcatttctgtttcctgtcctgctgactgagcttatgcagctgcCTGCCATGTGGCAAGAGAAGGTACCGCATGTAAATACACGAGGAGGAATCATTACTCCCAAGTCGTTCACAAACAACACTTCAATatgtctgaatgaaaatgacctggatgactgagaatcttcatctgCATTCTCCAAAGACATGAGAAGCACTGGCAGAGTCA is a window from the Parambassis ranga chromosome 12, fParRan2.1, whole genome shotgun sequence genome containing:
- the plppr1 gene encoding phospholipid phosphatase-related protein type 1 isoform X2, which codes for MSGTVLLAYYMECTDLFSVHVQGFFCNDAELMKPYPGMEESSFIPPLILYCVVAAAPTAIIFIGEVSMYMMKSTREFLLAQEKTILTGDCCYLNPLIRRIIRFIGVFAFGLFATDIFVNAGQVVTGGLSPYFLSVCKPNYTGTECRFNHQFIVNSNICTGNQAVVENARRSFPCKDASLSIYSAVYLTMYITSTIKTKSSRLAKPVLCLGTLCSAFLTGLNRVSEYRNHCSDVVAGFILGSAVALFLGLCVVNNFKGVHNAAAKQKTEEYRGLPLMTFPRVESPLETLSAQNHSASMTEVT
- the plppr1 gene encoding phospholipid phosphatase-related protein type 1 isoform X1 encodes the protein MASNNTLRSYSIIPCFIFVEVVIMSGTVLLAYYMECTDLFSVHVQGFFCNDAELMKPYPGMEESSFIPPLILYCVVAAAPTAIIFIGEVSMYMMKSTREFLLAQEKTILTGDCCYLNPLIRRIIRFIGVFAFGLFATDIFVNAGQVVTGGLSPYFLSVCKPNYTGTECRFNHQFIVNSNICTGNQAVVENARRSFPCKDASLSIYSAVYLTMYITSTIKTKSSRLAKPVLCLGTLCSAFLTGLNRVSEYRNHCSDVVAGFILGSAVALFLGLCVVNNFKGVHNAAAKQKTEEYRGLPLMTFPRVESPLETLSAQNHSASMTEVT